The Acidobacteriota bacterium DNA window CCACATACTGAATAAGAAACCCACCAAGCGGCTTCGCAAACTGAGGAAGCCCACCCTCATTTCGGGGGCGGACCTCCGCGAAGTAGAGAGAATGCTTCCCTACTGAGACTTCGAGGCCGGGCTCCGGCCGGGAGATGAACACATATGCCACGTGCGAAAAACAACGTTGCAGCCCACAGGCGGCACCGAAAGATACTCAAGAAGGCCCGGGGCAACTACGGAGGGCGCAGCAAGCTCTACCGTACGGCTCTGGAAACGGTTAACAAAGGGCTCAAGTATGCCTACCGTGACCGGCGCAATAAGAAGCGCGAATTCCGTGCCCTCTGGATCACGCGCATTTCGGCGGCGGCCAAAAGCTGCAACACCAACTATTCGACCTTCATAAACGGCCTGAAGAAGGCCGGTGTTGAGCTTGATAGAAAGGCCCTGGCCGATATCGCGGCGCGCGATATGGCTACGTTCACCAGGCTGGCTGAAATCGCTGCAGGCAAGTAAGCGGAGTCCGGTCGGCCATGTCGCTTCTGGATGAAGTTGCCAGGTTGGAGGAAGAAGTGCTCGAGCGAATCGGACAGGCCGATTCGCTCGGTTCGCTAGAGGAACTGAAAGTTCAGTATCTCGGGCGAAAAGGCCCGGTCATGTCGCTCCTGAAGAGCCTGAAGGATCTTCCGCTCGAGGAGCGAAAGCGGACCGGAGCCCGCGCCAACCAGATGCGTGCTCAGCTGGAAGAGTGCTTCTCGGCGGCCATGGGCCGGCTCTCGACCTCACGAAGATTGTCCGCCTTCGATCCCACCCTGCCGGGGACCGCCCAGACAGTCGGCACTATCCACATCATCAATCAGGTCATGGGGCAGATTTGCCGGACTTTTTACGGCATGGGTTTCGAAATCGCGCGCGGGCCGGATGTCGAGACGGACTATTACAATTTCGAGGCCCTGAACTTTCCGCCGGACCACCCTGCCCGCGACATGCAGGATACGTTTTTCGTCGAAGGCGGCAGGCTGCTGCGGACCCACACCACCCCGGTGCAGGCGCGCGAACTCGAGAGGCGAAAACCGCCGATCAAGATCATCGCCCCGGGGAAGACGTTCCGCCACGAAGAGATATCCACCCGGGCGCACGTATCGTTTCATCAGGTCGACGGCTTTCTCATCGACGAAGGTGTGACTATGGCGGACCTCAAGGGTGCCCTGGTGGCGTTCTGTCGCAACTTCTTCGGCGAAGACCTTAAGCTGAAATTCCGCCCGTCCTTTTTCCCGTTCACTGAACCGTCGGCCGAGGTGGACATCTCCTGCTTTCTCTGCGGGGGCAAGGGCTGCCAGCTCTGCAAGTACTCCGGCTGGCTGGAGATTCTCGGTTGCGGTATGATTCACCCCGCCGTGCTCGAGGCAGCCGGGCATGACTCGGAGAAGTATACCGGCTACGCGTTCGGGCTGGGCGTAGAGCGCGTGGCTATGCTCAAGTATAAAATCAACGATATCCGGCTGTTCTTTAACAACAACGTCCGGTTTCTCAGGCAGTTTAACTAGGCATGAAAGTCTCTTACCGCTGGCTCACGGAACTGGCCGGTGTCGACTGGCCGGTCAAGACGGTGGCCGAACGGCTCACCATGTGCGGCACGGCCTGCGAAGACATCATTTCCACCGCGCGGCATCTGGACAAGGTCGTAGTCGGAGAGGTCCTGGCCGTCGAACCCGTCCCCGGGGCCGACAAGATCAGGAAGGTCACGGTTGATATCGGCGGCGAAACGTGGGACGTCATATGCGGTGCTCCCAATGTCGCGGTGGGTCAGAAAGTACCCGTGGCGCTGGCCGGGGCCAGGCTCGCCGGCGGCATCGAGATCAAAGACGCCAGGATCCGCGGGGTCCTGTCTCGGGGCATGATCTGTTCTGAAGCGGAGCTGGGCATCTCGGACGACCACTCGGGAATCATGGTGCTGCAAAGCCGGACCATCCCGGGAACACCGCTGGCCGACCAGCTTGATTTCGACGACTATATTCTCGATTTCGAGTTGACGCCCAACCGGGCCGACTCCATGTCGGCGACAGGCATCGCACGCGACCTGGCTGCACTGGCGTCGGTCAGGGTGCGCTATCCGATTCCTGAGTTGAAACCATCCCGCGAGAAGACATCCGACGTCATCAAGGTGACGATTGCAGATCCGGAGGCATGTCCGCGTTTCACGGCTCGCGTTATTCGAAACGTGAAGATCGGCCCCTCTCCGTGGTGGGTACAGAAGCGACTGCTGACGGCCGGGCTGAGGCCGATCTCGAACGTCGTGGATATCACCAACCTTGTGATGCTCGAGACCGGCAATCCCATTCATTCGTTTGACCTGGACCGGTTCGGTTCCAACGAGGTCCTGGTTCGCCGTGCCGGCAAGGGCGAAAAGCTGGTCACTCTCGACGGCAAGGAACACGCGCTCTCGCCGGAGGTGCTGCTTATCACCGACGGAAAGAAAGCCATGGCCGCGGCCGGCGTGATGGGCGGGCTTGAGTCCGAAGTCTCCGAGTCGACCACCAATATCCTGCTGGAAGTGGCGTATTTCGATCCCAAAGTGATACGCCGAGGCCGCAAAGAGTTGGGTTTCGTATCCGAGGCCTCGACGCGTTTTGAGAAAGGCGTCGATCCCAACAACCTGCCGCACGCCTCGGCACGTGTGGCCGGCCTGTTTCAGGAACTGTGCGGCGGCGAAGTGCTTGACGGCCTCGTGGACTGCTATCCGACGCCGATCGAGCCCCGGGTGATCACCTTCCGACCCGAACGGTGCAACACCGTTCTGAGAACAAACTACCCCGTGGAGCGCATGAAGCAGATTTTCACCGACCTTGAATTTACGGTGGAAGACGGCGATCCGATGAAGGTCACGGTGCCGACTTTCCGCCACGACGTGAGCCGGGAAGTTGATCTTATCGAAGAAGTGGCCAGGATCCAGGGGTATGACAGCATTCCGGACGCCGTGGAGAATCTCGGTCCCTTGTTCACCCCGCTGCACGGGGAAGATCTCTTTGCGGACGAAGTCCGGCGGATTCTGACGGCCGGCGGGTTTGAGGAAATTGTCGGGCACGGCCTGGCCGGCAGCAGGGAGGCGGCCCTGCTTGATCCTGCCTTGCCGCAGTTGAAAATAGTCAACCCCATCTCGGAAGACCTCGACATTGTGCGAAACTGCCTGGCGCTCAGTGGGCTGGCGGCCGTAAAGCACAATCATGCGCACCGGAACATGGATCTTCGCCTCTTTGAAATCGGCCGGGCATACTTTCCTCCCGATGCGTCCGGTCAATGGCGCGAGGAAGACCGACTGCTTCTGCTGGTCACCGGCCAAACGCCGGCCCTGTGGCGTGAAGAACCCCGGCCGCTGGACTTCTATGACGTCGCCGGGGCCATAGGTCGTCTTGCCTCCCACTTCCGCTGGCCCGGGACGGCCTTCGAAAGCCGTTCGGTTCCCTACCTGGACGAGGACATCTCGTTTGAGTTGAAAGTTGGCTCGGTTGGAGCCGGTCCGGTCGGCAAAGTGTCCGAGGCAGTGGCGCGAAAATTCGACATAAAACAGCCCTTGTACCTTGCGGAACTGTCGATTTCTGATTTAATTGCACTGTGCCGGGACAAGGCCGAGTTTGAACCTTTGCCGGTCTACCCGGCGGCTCCTCGTGATCTTGCCATAGTGGTCGATGTGACGACGCGGGTGGGTGATATGCTGGATCGTATTGCCGCCACCGCCGGCCAATTGGCTGATGCGATTGACGTTTTCGATGTTTACGTCGGCCGGCAGATTGAGCAGGGGAAGAAATCGGTCGGCGTCTCGATCAGTTATCGATCCAGCGAGCGGTCGTTGTCAAGTCAGGAAGTTGATGGCTTGCAACAAAATATCATAGATATGCTCAAGCGTGACTTCAACGCAGAAATAAGGGAAAAATAACAATGTCGGGAAAGTTCGCTTTGCTGGAAGAGAAAGTCGAAGCGGTGCTGGCGCAGTTGGAGGAACTGCGCCGCGAGCGGACCGCTATCCGCGAAGAGAACAGGGACTTAGGGAGCGAACTGAACCGGATGAGACAGAGTTTTGAGGAATTCAAGTTGTCTCAGGCGGATCAGGCGGACGTCGTCAAGTCCAAACTTATGGCCGTTCTTGACCGCATCAAGGAGTTTGAGACCATCGGCCTGTGATTTTTTTCTTGACACAACTTAAAGAAGTGTGTATAACGTCTTAAGCGATAGTGAGATAGGAACACAGGTATCAGTCAGCTCTCGGGGCGCTTAATGACTGATTTTGCCGTAGAAAACATGGTTACCGTAAAAATACTCGGGGAAAATTACCCGATTGCAGCGAGCAATGACGTTGCATATATCTCCAAGGTTGCCGACTACGTGGATTCAAGGATGAGGGATGTGGCCACACGGAGCCGCTTCCAGGCGCGAGACAAGGTGGCCATTCTGGCCGCCATGTCGATCGCCTCGGAACTCCTTGAGAAGTCCGAAGACGTGTCGCAGTTTGAGGAGCAACAATCCGTCGGGCTGGATCGCCTGCTGGCGCGTCTGGACGGTGCGATTGACGGTGACCCGTCGAACGCTGATTGAACTGCTTGCCTGACTGACCTGAAGTTTCCCGTCTCCATATCTCAATGAATAGATTGTATGCGCCCGGCCCTGGCATGCCGGGCGGGAGGACTATATGGACAGCCTGATTGTTCCTGTAGCCGTGGGCGTCGTTGCCGGCGCGCTTGTCTACTTCATCACCTGGAGCGTATCCCGGCGGTTGGGGCGTAAGAAAGTCCATAGTGCGGGCGAGGAGGCGCGGCGGATTATCAGTGAAGCCACCAAGGAAGCTGAAATCCGCAAGAAAGAAGCCGCCCTGGAAGCCCGGGAGGATTTCCTTAAGATCAAGGCCAAGTTCGACCAGGAGATGACTTCCAGGCGCCTGGAACTCGACAAGCTCGCCAAACGACTCGAGGATAAAGAGGCCAACCTACAGAAAAAAGCGGACTTCATCGAGGGCAAGGTCCTGGAACTCTCGGGGCGCGAGAGTACCCTGTCCGCCCGTGAAAAGGGCATCGGGCTGCGTGAGAGGGAGCTGCAGGATATTATCGCCAGGCAGAATGAAAGACTTCAGAAGATCGCGCAGATGACGCCCGAAGAGGCCAAAAAGCTGCTCATGGACAACATGGTGGAGGAGGCCAAACGGGAGGCGGCCGCCTTTATCAAGGAGATTCGTGACAAGGCCGAACGGGACGCCGAGAAGGAATCCAAGGAGGTTATCCTGTCCGCCATCTATCGTTGTGCCGCCGACCATACGGTCGAATCGACGGTGTCGGTTGTCAACCTGCCCGGTGACGAGATGAAAGGGCGGATTATCGGACGCGAAGGCAGGAACATCCGGGCTTTTGAAACGTGCACCGGCATCGACGTCATAGTCGATGACACGCCGGAGGCGGTGATCCTGTCCGGCTATGATCCCGTGCGCCGGGAGATCGCGCGCATGGCCCTGGAGAAGCTGGTCTCCGACGGGCGTATTCACCCTACCCGGATTGAGGACGTGGTGGAGAAAACCAAGAAGGAGATGGATGTAATTATCCGCGAGGCCGGCGAACAGGCGTGCTTTGAGCTCGGCGTTCACGGACTTCACCTCGACTGCGTCAGAGTGCTGGGGAAGCTTCACTATCGGACGTCGTACGGACAGAACGTGCTGGCCCACTCCAAGGAGGTGGCGATGCTGTGCGGCCTCATGGCGGCCGAGCTGGAGCTGGACGCCGTGCTGGCCAAGCGCTGCGGCCTCCTGCACGACATCGGCAAGGCCATTGACCGGGAGACCGAGGGAACGCACACGCAGATCGGCGCCGATTTCCTTCGCCGCTGCAAGGAGCATGAGATCGTCGTCAATGCCACCGAGGCTCACCACGGCGACGTGCCGATGCTCAGCCCCTACCCGGTTCTCGTGCAGACCTCCGATGCCGTTTCCGGTTCGCGACCGGGCGCCCGGCGGGAGCCGCTCGAAGCGTACATTAAACGGCTCCGCCAGCTTGAGGAACTCGCCGACAGCTTCAAAGGCGTTTCCAAGGCATACGCCATTCAGGCTGGCCGGGAGATCCGCGTCATAGTCGAGAACGCGATGATAGATGATTTGTCCAGTTCCGTGCTGGCCTCGGACATCGCCGCCAAAATCGAGAGTGAAATGCAGTATCCCGGGCAGATCAAGGTGACCGTCATCAGGGAAACGCGTTCGACCGAATATGCGCGGTAGGGAACGGATCACGATATTTTGACGTTGATAAGCGACCGGAGATGTGGTACCCTCCGGCTGGGTTTGTTTCAACGGTCGAGGCGGATAACAGCGGGGATTCGTCTCATCCATGCCTGCCCGCTTTAGAGAGCTGAAGCATGTCGCCATTCACAATCCTGTTTATCGCGGACATCTGCGGGAGACCGGGCCGTCAGGCGGCGGCGCACCTGGCGCGCCCCCTGCGTGAGAAATTCTCGGCGGACTACGTTATCGCCAATATAGAAAACGCCGCCGGTGGGTTCGGCATCACCCCCGAAATGTCCGGCAAGATATTCACCTACGGGGTGGACGTGCAAACGTCGGGCAATCACATCTGGGACCGGGTGCAGATCCTCGAGTACATTCAGCAGACGCCGAAGCTGTTGCGCCCGGCAAACTACCCGGACGGCGCGCCGGGACGCGGAGTTTGCGTCGACACGGACGGCAGCCACCCGGTCGGCGTGGTCAGCCTGATGGGCCGCACCTACATGGCGCCCATCGAATGCCCGTTCCGGACCGCCGATCGTTTGCTGGAGCGGATGGGCGACGTCAAAATAATCGTGGTCGACTTCCACGCCGAAGCCACCTCCGAGAAACAGGCGCTGGTGCATTATCTGGACGGCAGGGTGTCGGCCGTTATCGGGACTCACACGCACGTCGCCACGGCGGACGAACGGATAAGTGACCGCGGCACCGCCTACATCACCGACGCCGGAATGACGGGCGCCCACGATTCCATCATAGGCATGGACAAGGGACCGTCGCTGGGGCGCTTTCTGACCGGGATGCCAAAGCGCTTTTCGACTGCCACGGGTGATGTCAGGATGACGGGTGTCGTACTGCAGGTGGATCCGGTGTCGGGGCACGCCGTCAGCATCGAGCGATTCTCCCAGGACTTCGACATTACCCGGTTTCAAACCGGTGATGCGACCGATGTCGACTGAAAGAGCAGGATCATATGGCCGCGCAACTCATCGACGGTAAGCTTGTGGCCGCCGCCGTGAAGGAAGGTCTTCAATCGAGAATCTCTCGGTTGGCGGGCCGGGGTGTGACGCCGGGCCTGGCCGCAGTGCTGGTGGGGGACGACCCGGCTTCCGTCACCTACGTCAACAGCAAAGTCAAAGCGTGCGGCAAGCTGAACCTGCACTCGCTGGTTATTCGCAAGCCGGGCGATCTCTCGCAGGGTGAATTGCTCGACATCGTCGCCGAACTGAACGAAAACGAACTCATACACGGCATCCTCGTCCAGTCACCGCTGCCGCCGCATATAGACGAACTGGCCGTCACGCTGGCCATCAGGCCTGACAAGGACGTCGATGCCTTCCATCCACAAAACGTCGGCATGCTTCTCATTGGTAAGCCGCATCTCTTGCCGTGCACGCCTCACGGCATCATCAAGCTCCTGGAGCATTACGGGATCGACCCGGCGGGCAAGGAGGTCGTGATAGTCGGCCGGTCCAACATCGTCGGCAAGCCCGTCGCGGCGCTCCTGCTGCAGAAGGCGGCCATGGGTAACGCCACCGTCACGGTAGCCCACTCACAGTCACGGAATCTTCCCGAGATCACGCGCCGCGCCGATATCCTCATCGCGGCCGTGGGCCGGCCCGGAACCGTCTCGGCCGACATGGTGAAACCGGGAGCGGTTGTGATCGACGTCGGTCAAAACCGCGTTCCGGACGCTGGAGCGGCTAAAGGGTATCGAGTGACCGGGGACGTCGACTTTGAAGCCTGCCGGGAAAAAGCCTCGTACATCACGCCGGTTCCGGGCGGCGTAGGACCAATGACTATCGCCATGCTTGCGGCCAATACGGTGACTGCCGCTGAGCACTTGTGCGGCTGCGCCCCGTAAGGGGTGGTAGTCCCGTTGCTCCTTATGCGCAAGAGGTTACACAGTCACACCCACATCTTTTGGCTGAATTCGTTGCTACTCACCGGGATAATCTGGAACGTGGACGGTACGACTACCTCCCTCGATCAATAAGTACCTTTAGCACTGGTGGTTAGACAACGAAACCGCCAGCCTCGCGGTCGGAACATTTTTCCCTATTCATATGAATTACAGTGACTTGGAGGGCATGTTCTTTGCTCGCTTAAGATCGGGTAAATACGTGTTTATTGGCCTCTTTGACCGTCAAAATGTATCGTGAGACCCCTGGCCGGACTCCTCATAGTTCTCGCTTTCGCGACGAGCGTGCGCGCGGCGTCAGTTCCCCCAGACTCTGGCAAGGGGACCCTGGATTCGTCGGGTCCTGCCGGTTCGTTTGCCCCCGCCGGCAACTCGGACGCTGCTGAGCTTGCTCAGATCGTCCTGTCCATATCCCCCCGGCAGGTTGTGGACAAACCCTGGGTGATCTCGGCACAAGTTTTCCTCTTCGATGAAAACAGCAATCCGGTTACGGATTATGATCTTGCGGCTAACCCTATCCAGCTTGTAGCCAGTTCCGGACAACTTATCCCGGATATTCTGGATGATCCGGCTCTCTTCAATGCCGGTGTGATCGATTTCCTGCCTGCGGCTGTGCGCTACCAGGGCACGACCGGTCAGGTGGGGATTACCGCCGTCAGTGGTGCCGTCTCGTCTACTGAAGTCCTCGTGGTGTTCAGCGGCTATGACGTACTGAGCGCGTTCGATGCCCTGGGCGAACCGATAGACACCATCTACGCGAACCTGTTGACGACCATCCAGGTATTGGTGCAGAACCTGGGAGATCTCGTCGCCCAGCCGTCACCCAGCCTGAGGTCCTTCTTCCGTTCGGGCGGCGGCTCGGTGAAGTCTTTTATTTCACCGAAAGCCAACGGGGCCATTGACACCGTCGTTATCGATCTTCCGACCGAAAACCTGGGCGGTGGTCCTGACACTCTGATTCTCGAACTCACCAGCGAGTACCAGATCTCCGATTCCATATACGCGACGTCTGATACCCTTCTTGTCCCGGTAACCGTTCAGCTTCCCGCCGTGCTGGAGTTTGCCGAAGGCTCGTTCGTGCCCGACTCCGTCTATGCCGGTGAGGCGTTTGACGTTTCTTTCCAGGTGGTCGGCTCCGGGTTTTCCGGCGTGATCGATACCTCGGTCGCCCTTATCCGTTTGTACGGTGACACCACGCAGCCGCCGCTGGCCACCATTTATGACGGTGGGCCGGTTCCTGAGCGCATCCAGGGCGACACCGTCTTCTATGAGGGCCTGACCGCCCTGGTGGACGCGGCCGCCGGCCTGATCCCCGGGTCGTACATGGTGCGGCTGGATTTCTATCTCATATCCAGTGGCAGCGTGTACACACTCGACCTGCGATATCCCGATTCGCTGTTCATTCTGCCGCCGGCTGCGCTGTCGTACGTGGAAGGTACGTTTTCACCGCTGTCCGTGAGCGCTGGCGCCAAGGTCGCCTTCAGCTTTGACCTCCTGCTTGAGGATGCCCTGCCGCTTGAGATAGAGCCGTCCGGCGACAGCTTCACTGTTACAGGCAGCGGCTTCTCCACGACCGCCGGGCTTGACATTCCCGGGCAAATGCTTTCGCCCGGCGTCAACACGGTGTCAACTGACAGCGTTTTCATCCCGTCTGAACAGCTGGGTCAAAGTCTGAGCCTGTCAGCATCGCTGGGCTATCGGCTTTCGGGGTCCGCCAATTACCTGCCGTTTACCTCGGATTTCAGCGGCGAAACGGTACTGGTCGAGGAGTTGCCACAAGTGCAGGTGCGGGAGGTGTTTACGATCGCGCCGAATCGCCCAAAGGTCAACACGCTGCAGGAGTTCAGCATCAGGTGCCGGATTGAAAACTCTTCGGGGGTGACGGTGGATTCCCTGCCGATCCAGATGACGAGCGACGGTGAGTCATCGTTTGAACCGGTGCACGTCATCGGTCCGATAGACGCTCACCAGACGGTCGAGACGTTCATCGATGTGGTCGCCGGCCCCGAGTCCAATCCGGCTGAGGTCTTTGAGGTGAGAATAATCCCGGACGGGTTCGATGTCCTGCCGCCGGTTGACAACATCGCTACCGTAACCATACAGGAGCCGGCCAGACTTCAACTCTCCAGAACCCTCCCCGGCGGCGAGACGGGCTACGTGGGTCGTGGAAGCAGTTTTGGCATGGTGATCAATCTCGCCAACGCGGGAGAGGCGGCCGTGTCGCCCGGAGTATTCCGGCTGACGACGGGCGGCGTGGACCTCGGCGTCGAGGACCCGTTGACGGATACCATCCGGGTCGGCGTTCCGTACAGTCTCACGTTCTTTGCGCCCACTTTTGATACAACCCTCGTGCTCTCCTTTGAGTTGATGGATCTCCCGATTGACCTGAATGACAGCCTGCCGGCCGAGATCGACACCACCTCCTTTGAAGTCAGGATCACGGTGGCTTCCCTGGACGCCCACCTGTTAGTGGAGTCGCAGGTCCAGTTGTCCAATCTTCTGCTGCCCGGCGAAACCCGCGAACTCTTCAGGCTGTCCCTGACCAACCGGGCCGATTCGGACGTCGACACGATCCGGCTGGACACGGTCGGCCTCCGGTTCACCGGGCCCCGCAACCAACCCCTGGAGGTGACCTCCGTGCTCAACGTGACGGAGAGCGGCTTCTTCGAGAACGGCCTGCGCCTGTCATCGTCGTCCTCAGCCGTGGACAGGCTGTACCTGACTTTTGATGACTTCCTCCTTGATCCCGGAGATCAGAGAGTGCTGAGTTTTTTCGGCTCGCTTGGTGAAGGCGCCTCCGGGGAGTTCCGGCTGAATCTTGATGTTAGCCAGATCAGGGCCGTTTTCATCTCGGGACCGCAGAGCGGACAGGCGGTTGCCGTTGCGTCTGGCACCGGTGATACCAGTGCGCTGGCCGAGACGTTCACCCCGGTGGCGAGCCGCTCCGCCCGGGGTTCCTTCACCATCAAGGACAATCCGTTCAACCCGCTGGTGGAACCGGCCGAGTTCCAGTTCTTTCTGCCGGAGCCCAGCGCCGTCGAACTTCGCATTTTCACTCTTACCGGCGAAGAAGTCGTCTCGCTGGTGTACCCCGAGGGATTTCTGCCCTCGGGTCGGCTGGTGCCCTTGGGCTGGGACGGCCGCAACGGCTCCGGTGACTTCGTGCTCAACGGCGTGTATATCGCTCTTTTGCGAATCGTTAAGTCCGGCGATGAAGCCCTGCTGAAGGTTGCGGTGGTGAAATGACTCGGCGGATACTGATATTCCTGTTCTCCGGTATGCTTGCCCTGTGGGTGTTCCAGGCGGCGGCGGCTTCCGATGCCGGTCGGGAAACACCGTTCTCGCTGGGTGCGGGGGCCAGATCGGTAGGCATGGGAGCGGGCTTCACGTCTTTGACCAGCGACGCTACGGCCGTCTATTACAACCCGGCCGGGCTGGCTTATCTCGATTACCAGGAAATTTC harbors:
- a CDS encoding cell division protein ZapA, which codes for MVTVKILGENYPIAASNDVAYISKVADYVDSRMRDVATRSRFQARDKVAILAAMSIASELLEKSEDVSQFEEQQSVGLDRLLARLDGAIDGDPSNAD
- the pheT gene encoding phenylalanine--tRNA ligase subunit beta → MKVSYRWLTELAGVDWPVKTVAERLTMCGTACEDIISTARHLDKVVVGEVLAVEPVPGADKIRKVTVDIGGETWDVICGAPNVAVGQKVPVALAGARLAGGIEIKDARIRGVLSRGMICSEAELGISDDHSGIMVLQSRTIPGTPLADQLDFDDYILDFELTPNRADSMSATGIARDLAALASVRVRYPIPELKPSREKTSDVIKVTIADPEACPRFTARVIRNVKIGPSPWWVQKRLLTAGLRPISNVVDITNLVMLETGNPIHSFDLDRFGSNEVLVRRAGKGEKLVTLDGKEHALSPEVLLITDGKKAMAAAGVMGGLESEVSESTTNILLEVAYFDPKVIRRGRKELGFVSEASTRFEKGVDPNNLPHASARVAGLFQELCGGEVLDGLVDCYPTPIEPRVITFRPERCNTVLRTNYPVERMKQIFTDLEFTVEDGDPMKVTVPTFRHDVSREVDLIEEVARIQGYDSIPDAVENLGPLFTPLHGEDLFADEVRRILTAGGFEEIVGHGLAGSREAALLDPALPQLKIVNPISEDLDIVRNCLALSGLAAVKHNHAHRNMDLRLFEIGRAYFPPDASGQWREEDRLLLLVTGQTPALWREEPRPLDFYDVAGAIGRLASHFRWPGTAFESRSVPYLDEDISFELKVGSVGAGPVGKVSEAVARKFDIKQPLYLAELSISDLIALCRDKAEFEPLPVYPAAPRDLAIVVDVTTRVGDMLDRIAATAGQLADAIDVFDVYVGRQIEQGKKSVGVSISYRSSERSLSSQEVDGLQQNIIDMLKRDFNAEIREK
- the rplT gene encoding 50S ribosomal protein L20 — translated: MPRAKNNVAAHRRHRKILKKARGNYGGRSKLYRTALETVNKGLKYAYRDRRNKKREFRALWITRISAAAKSCNTNYSTFINGLKKAGVELDRKALADIAARDMATFTRLAEIAAGK
- a CDS encoding TIGR00282 family metallophosphoesterase, which translates into the protein MSPFTILFIADICGRPGRQAAAHLARPLREKFSADYVIANIENAAGGFGITPEMSGKIFTYGVDVQTSGNHIWDRVQILEYIQQTPKLLRPANYPDGAPGRGVCVDTDGSHPVGVVSLMGRTYMAPIECPFRTADRLLERMGDVKIIVVDFHAEATSEKQALVHYLDGRVSAVIGTHTHVATADERISDRGTAYITDAGMTGAHDSIIGMDKGPSLGRFLTGMPKRFSTATGDVRMTGVVLQVDPVSGHAVSIERFSQDFDITRFQTGDATDVD
- a CDS encoding tetrahydrofolate dehydrogenase/cyclohydrolase catalytic domain-containing protein, whose amino-acid sequence is MAAQLIDGKLVAAAVKEGLQSRISRLAGRGVTPGLAAVLVGDDPASVTYVNSKVKACGKLNLHSLVIRKPGDLSQGELLDIVAELNENELIHGILVQSPLPPHIDELAVTLAIRPDKDVDAFHPQNVGMLLIGKPHLLPCTPHGIIKLLEHYGIDPAGKEVVIVGRSNIVGKPVAALLLQKAAMGNATVTVAHSQSRNLPEITRRADILIAAVGRPGTVSADMVKPGAVVIDVGQNRVPDAGAAKGYRVTGDVDFEACREKASYITPVPGGVGPMTIAMLAANTVTAAEHLCGCAP
- the rpmI gene encoding 50S ribosomal protein L35; the encoded protein is MPKMKTKRSAAKRFSRTATGKIKRRHAYKTHILNKKPTKRLRKLRKPTLISGADLREVERMLPY
- the rny gene encoding ribonuclease Y, which translates into the protein MDSLIVPVAVGVVAGALVYFITWSVSRRLGRKKVHSAGEEARRIISEATKEAEIRKKEAALEAREDFLKIKAKFDQEMTSRRLELDKLAKRLEDKEANLQKKADFIEGKVLELSGRESTLSAREKGIGLRERELQDIIARQNERLQKIAQMTPEEAKKLLMDNMVEEAKREAAAFIKEIRDKAERDAEKESKEVILSAIYRCAADHTVESTVSVVNLPGDEMKGRIIGREGRNIRAFETCTGIDVIVDDTPEAVILSGYDPVRREIARMALEKLVSDGRIHPTRIEDVVEKTKKEMDVIIREAGEQACFELGVHGLHLDCVRVLGKLHYRTSYGQNVLAHSKEVAMLCGLMAAELELDAVLAKRCGLLHDIGKAIDRETEGTHTQIGADFLRRCKEHEIVVNATEAHHGDVPMLSPYPVLVQTSDAVSGSRPGARREPLEAYIKRLRQLEELADSFKGVSKAYAIQAGREIRVIVENAMIDDLSSSVLASDIAAKIESEMQYPGQIKVTVIRETRSTEYAR
- the pheS gene encoding phenylalanine--tRNA ligase subunit alpha produces the protein MSLLDEVARLEEEVLERIGQADSLGSLEELKVQYLGRKGPVMSLLKSLKDLPLEERKRTGARANQMRAQLEECFSAAMGRLSTSRRLSAFDPTLPGTAQTVGTIHIINQVMGQICRTFYGMGFEIARGPDVETDYYNFEALNFPPDHPARDMQDTFFVEGGRLLRTHTTPVQARELERRKPPIKIIAPGKTFRHEEISTRAHVSFHQVDGFLIDEGVTMADLKGALVAFCRNFFGEDLKLKFRPSFFPFTEPSAEVDISCFLCGGKGCQLCKYSGWLEILGCGMIHPAVLEAAGHDSEKYTGYAFGLGVERVAMLKYKINDIRLFFNNNVRFLRQFN